One stretch of Halobacillus litoralis DNA includes these proteins:
- a CDS encoding DUF4188 domain-containing protein: MAAKVFPGRYTAEADDEVIVFLIGMRVNKWRAVHKWLPVLLAMPPMIQELYSQKDNGFFSAENFINLRTTLMIQYWRSEDELYAYAKAPKHLKAWRNFNRKVKDNPAVGIYHETYKVKDGAHEVIYGNMPLFGLAKAYQHVPVLPHTASAKQRLSKKEEERFVDSR, translated from the coding sequence ATGGCTGCTAAAGTATTTCCGGGACGATATACCGCGGAAGCTGATGACGAAGTGATTGTGTTTTTAATTGGGATGAGGGTGAACAAGTGGAGGGCTGTCCATAAATGGCTGCCGGTTTTGCTTGCGATGCCCCCGATGATTCAGGAACTCTATTCACAGAAGGACAATGGATTCTTCTCCGCAGAAAACTTCATCAATCTCAGAACGACATTGATGATCCAATATTGGCGGTCGGAAGACGAGCTTTATGCTTATGCTAAAGCTCCGAAACATTTGAAGGCGTGGAGAAACTTCAATCGAAAAGTGAAGGATAACCCGGCCGTCGGGATTTACCATGAAACGTATAAAGTGAAGGACGGGGCGCATGAAGTCATATACGGAAATATGCCCTTGTTTGGTCTCGCCAAAGCCTACCAGCATGTCCCTGTCCTCCCTCATACAGCTTCAGCTAAACAAAGGTTAAGCAAAAAGGAAGAAGAACGGTTTGTGGATTCCCGTTAA
- a CDS encoding 3-keto-5-aminohexanoate cleavage protein has translation MKNKVLLTSAVTGAGDTMKKNPHVPVTPKEIAESAIESAKAGATVAHVHARDPKTGGISHNLEHYREIVDRIRESETDVIINITSGGGGDFIPSLNTPAAGGDGTDIQTPAERHEPVGELLPEMCTLDCGSTNFGNMIYMSPTDWLRDQAKLIQESGVKPELECFDTGHIRFANQLVEEGLIDGDPMYQFCLGIPWGAAADAETMLYMKNRIPDNAHWSAFGIGRMQMPMASQAAMLGGNVRVGLEDNIYLSKGVVARNEQLVDKAVTMLRGLDLEPMTPQEARDYYNLRNPHGGK, from the coding sequence ATGAAAAATAAAGTATTGCTGACATCTGCCGTGACAGGAGCGGGAGATACAATGAAGAAAAATCCACATGTACCTGTAACACCGAAAGAGATCGCAGAATCTGCGATTGAATCGGCAAAAGCAGGCGCGACGGTTGCTCACGTCCATGCCCGTGATCCGAAAACGGGTGGGATCAGTCATAACTTGGAGCACTACCGTGAAATCGTCGATCGCATCCGTGAATCAGAAACGGATGTCATCATTAACATCACGTCCGGAGGCGGCGGTGATTTTATTCCAAGTTTAAATACACCGGCAGCTGGTGGTGATGGGACAGACATCCAAACGCCGGCGGAGCGTCATGAACCGGTTGGAGAACTTTTACCAGAAATGTGCACGCTTGACTGTGGAAGTACGAACTTCGGCAACATGATTTACATGAGCCCGACCGACTGGCTGCGTGATCAGGCGAAATTGATCCAGGAAAGTGGTGTGAAACCGGAGCTTGAATGCTTTGATACCGGGCACATTCGTTTTGCTAATCAATTGGTGGAAGAAGGATTGATCGATGGCGATCCGATGTATCAATTCTGTCTTGGCATTCCGTGGGGAGCAGCCGCTGATGCGGAAACGATGCTTTATATGAAGAACCGTATCCCTGACAATGCGCACTGGTCCGCGTTCGGCATCGGCCGTATGCAAATGCCGATGGCGTCTCAAGCGGCTATGCTTGGCGGAAATGTTCGTGTAGGTCTTGAAGATAACATCTACCTATCTAAAGGTGTGGTGGCCAGAAACGAACAACTTGTCGACAAAGCGGTGACGATGCTTCGTGGCCTTGATCTTGAGCCAATGACGCCGCAGGAAGCACGTGACTATTACAATCTTAGAAATCCACACGGAGGGAAGTAA
- a CDS encoding carboxymuconolactone decarboxylase family protein translates to MKTRYEKGLETLRSYTDEQKGTNHFELMKALEDIAPDLGTYIIEFAYGDIYNRDHLSKQSRALTVLSSLVTQGSGSLPQLELHINTALNAGLSEKEIIESMMQLIPYVGFPSVINALTQARKVFQERTEKALA, encoded by the coding sequence ATGAAAACACGTTATGAAAAAGGACTGGAAACCCTCCGTTCCTATACAGATGAACAAAAAGGCACCAACCATTTTGAACTTATGAAAGCACTGGAAGATATCGCCCCGGATCTCGGAACGTACATCATTGAGTTTGCCTACGGCGATATCTACAACCGTGATCATTTAAGCAAACAATCCCGAGCACTTACGGTCCTGTCAAGCCTTGTCACCCAGGGCTCCGGAAGCCTGCCGCAGCTTGAGCTTCACATTAACACCGCTCTAAATGCCGGCCTTTCGGAAAAAGAAATCATTGAATCCATGATGCAGCTGATCCCGTATGTTGGTTTCCCATCCGTTATCAATGCGTTAACTCAGGCACGGAAAGTGTTCCAGGAACGCACAGAAAAAGCTTTGGCCTAA
- a CDS encoding AAA family ATPase yields MNRFVVMTVGMTHSGKSTFARLLEEAVKNTVVIDQDEHAAFLNTHYSRLVPGDGPNAIKHSMTKMIVDHAIVETDLHLIICNSNRRAKARKALLEDFKRKGFSTILVNFDVSDALLETRIRESKRDSSVLRTASSFGEVLRRQQEESYHIQAPSAEEADHFFTIEKEGEVSDVLAKVEGLLSS; encoded by the coding sequence ATGAATAGATTTGTCGTGATGACTGTGGGGATGACGCACAGCGGAAAGTCGACGTTTGCGAGACTGCTTGAGGAAGCGGTGAAGAATACGGTCGTAATTGACCAGGATGAACATGCGGCATTTTTGAATACTCATTATTCCCGGCTCGTTCCTGGAGATGGTCCGAATGCGATCAAACACAGCATGACGAAAATGATTGTCGATCATGCGATAGTAGAAACGGATCTGCATCTCATCATCTGTAATTCGAACCGGCGTGCAAAGGCAAGGAAAGCGCTGCTGGAAGACTTTAAAAGGAAAGGCTTTTCTACGATTCTTGTAAATTTTGATGTGTCGGACGCCCTCCTTGAAACACGTATAAGAGAAAGCAAGCGGGATTCATCCGTTTTACGCACCGCCTCTTCTTTTGGTGAGGTCCTGCGACGCCAGCAGGAAGAATCATATCATATCCAAGCCCCGTCTGCTGAGGAGGCAGACCACTTTTTTACCATTGAAAAAGAGGGGGAAGTCAGCGACGTGCTTGCAAAGGTTGAAGGTCTTCTATCTTCCTAG
- a CDS encoding VanZ family protein, whose translation MSKVQRIIMSIGFIAYLLFLTFYMFFQLRGSAGMSMSLVEYIQNRSNLVPFKTIGNYITAWENGTMNTWTAVKNLLGNVLVFIPMGIFLPSLFRKLRRMSAFLLAFVLIILSAEVAQLLTQRGSFDIDDFILNLFGAWLGFLVWKTSFVQKWVGRRSHE comes from the coding sequence ATGTCAAAGGTTCAACGCATCATCATGAGTATAGGTTTTATCGCCTATCTCCTGTTTCTCACGTTTTACATGTTTTTTCAATTGCGTGGTTCGGCGGGGATGTCTATGAGTCTAGTGGAATATATACAAAACCGTTCCAATCTGGTTCCGTTCAAAACAATCGGGAATTATATAACAGCCTGGGAGAATGGGACGATGAATACGTGGACGGCTGTGAAGAATCTGCTCGGGAATGTGCTGGTATTCATCCCGATGGGCATTTTCCTGCCTTCTCTGTTTAGAAAACTGAGGCGTATGAGTGCCTTCCTGCTCGCCTTTGTTTTGATCATCCTCTCGGCTGAAGTCGCGCAATTACTCACCCAAAGAGGGAGTTTTGATATCGACGATTTTATTCTGAATCTATTCGGTGCCTGGCTTGGTTTCCTCGTGTGGAAAACATCCTTCGTCCAAAAATGGGTCGGGAGGAGAAGCCATGAATAG
- a CDS encoding BCCT family transporter, with product MQWASTYGFFHWGPIAWAMFAIPALPIGYMFFVKKTDVFKISEACRPVLGKYTDGWVGRLVDILFMFGLLGGGGTGLALSAPIISAGLNNLIGIPDTMTTKSIILLFCTMIFGLSAYSGLQKGIRVLSDINLWLAFILLIFIFTVGPTTFITESTTSALGRMMDNFFLMSLWSEPFNDLASFTRTGFPEGWTVFYWAWWIVYAPFVGLFIARISKGRTIRQVVFGTILFGSLGTILFFGILGNYSMYLELSGQYPVIETLNQQGAPAAIIGTLTELPLATLAIIVFILLATIFLSTTYDSGSYVIASVVQKHVEGEPLKWNRLFWALALSILPMIFMNMGGLTTLQTISIVGGFPLLIILPILGWSFIKMVNEDRAKEEKENRKAS from the coding sequence ATCCAGTGGGCATCCACATATGGGTTCTTCCACTGGGGACCGATCGCGTGGGCGATGTTCGCCATCCCTGCCCTTCCGATCGGCTACATGTTTTTCGTTAAGAAAACCGATGTTTTCAAAATCAGTGAAGCCTGTCGCCCTGTCCTCGGAAAATACACCGATGGCTGGGTCGGACGCCTTGTCGACATTCTGTTCATGTTTGGCCTGTTAGGTGGAGGCGGAACAGGACTTGCGCTTTCCGCACCGATTATTTCAGCTGGTCTGAACAATTTGATTGGCATTCCCGATACGATGACGACGAAATCGATCATTCTGCTTTTCTGTACTATGATTTTCGGGCTAAGTGCTTATTCGGGTCTACAAAAAGGGATCCGCGTCCTCAGTGATATCAACTTGTGGCTCGCGTTCATCCTGTTGATTTTCATTTTCACCGTCGGACCGACGACATTCATTACAGAATCGACGACTTCAGCGCTCGGCCGGATGATGGACAACTTCTTCCTTATGAGTTTATGGTCTGAACCATTCAACGACCTTGCCTCCTTCACCCGGACAGGATTTCCTGAAGGCTGGACGGTCTTCTACTGGGCATGGTGGATTGTCTATGCTCCGTTTGTCGGCCTATTCATCGCCCGGATTTCCAAAGGACGGACGATCCGCCAAGTCGTGTTTGGAACCATCCTATTCGGAAGTTTAGGGACAATCCTTTTCTTCGGAATCTTAGGAAACTACTCCATGTATCTCGAATTGAGTGGTCAATATCCGGTCATCGAAACCTTGAACCAACAAGGAGCACCGGCGGCCATCATCGGCACCTTGACTGAACTGCCGCTCGCAACACTCGCGATCATCGTGTTCATTTTGCTCGCTACGATTTTCTTATCGACGACCTATGATTCCGGATCGTATGTCATTGCATCCGTTGTGCAAAAACACGTCGAAGGTGAACCACTGAAATGGAACCGTCTGTTCTGGGCCTTGGCATTATCTATTCTGCCGATGATTTTCATGAACATGGGCGGACTGACGACCCTGCAGACGATCAGCATCGTGGGCGGTTTTCCATTACTGATCATTCTGCCGATTCTCGGATGGTCGTTCATCAAAATGGTGAACGAAGACCGCGCCAAAGAAGAAAAAGAAAACAGGAAAGCCTCTTAA
- a CDS encoding VOC family protein: protein MELGAFSVSLTVKDIIKSKTFYENLGFQAFGGDAEQKWLIMKNGSCVIGLFQGMFEKNMLTFNPGWNQEAENIDSFTDVRELQKQLKEKGVNILSEADESGEGPDSFTIEDPDGNPILIDQHR from the coding sequence ATGGAACTTGGTGCGTTTTCCGTAAGTTTGACGGTGAAAGATATAATCAAATCGAAAACATTTTATGAAAATTTAGGATTTCAGGCTTTTGGCGGAGATGCTGAGCAAAAGTGGCTCATCATGAAGAATGGGAGCTGTGTCATCGGGTTATTTCAAGGAATGTTCGAGAAAAACATGTTGACGTTCAATCCGGGTTGGAATCAAGAGGCAGAAAATATCGATTCGTTTACCGATGTGCGCGAACTTCAAAAGCAGCTGAAAGAAAAAGGAGTAAACATTCTGTCAGAAGCAGATGAATCAGGTGAAGGGCCGGATAGTTTTACCATAGAAGATCCAGATGGTAATCCTATCCTCATTGATCAACATAGATGA
- a CDS encoding GNAT family N-acetyltransferase, whose protein sequence is MEDCTCVVRDLSYVVRVAQEADAQALSQVRLQIDGETEYLDREPGEGYLSEADLEELINRDRAKPNRLFLVAESKGAIIGFSRCAGSDLIRLSHQVEFGVGVLKDYWGYRVGKELLQQSIRWAEGNGMLKITLRVLETNEKAMEMYQRFGFEVEGVLKKDKRLSDGNYYSTILMARFT, encoded by the coding sequence ATGGAAGACTGTACATGTGTGGTTCGTGATCTGTCCTATGTAGTAAGAGTCGCTCAAGAAGCGGATGCGCAGGCACTTTCTCAAGTCAGGCTACAGATTGACGGTGAAACCGAATACCTGGACCGAGAACCGGGAGAGGGATACTTAAGTGAGGCCGATTTAGAAGAGCTCATCAATAGGGATAGAGCTAAGCCGAACCGTTTATTCCTTGTCGCTGAATCAAAAGGTGCCATCATCGGCTTCAGCCGATGTGCGGGTAGTGATTTGATTAGGCTCTCCCACCAAGTAGAGTTTGGTGTAGGAGTGTTAAAAGATTATTGGGGATACCGTGTCGGTAAAGAGCTTTTGCAGCAGTCGATCCGCTGGGCTGAAGGAAATGGAATGTTGAAAATAACCCTCCGTGTCCTTGAAACAAACGAGAAAGCGATGGAGATGTATCAGCGTTTTGGATTTGAGGTGGAAGGGGTGCTGAAAAAAGACAAGCGGCTTTCGGATGGGAATTATTATTCGACGATATTGATGGCGCGTTTTACATAA
- a CDS encoding MFS transporter — MFRSWKYSFLLLSGIGLSNIGDWIYLIALNLIVLEMTGSPLAVAVLYLLKPAATLLTNIWAGSFVDRVNQRNLMIGLDVVRAIFLFFLPALTSLSAMYVLVLFVNMAGSVFEPASMTYVTKLIPRDQRKRFNALRSLIDSGGFLIGPAIAGVLFIVGTTELAIYFNACTFFISGIISLLLPRLEKEVGVENESWSVALLKKDWHVVRRFTKRHMLIMTIYFLFGLMMVMAAAPDSLEAAFSKEVLGLTDTTYGFLVSIAGAGIAVGALILTWCGNHLSTKTLLTGGGVLVASGYLIYAFSVNFSGAAVGFFLLSFALAFANTGFHTFYQEYIPVEVMGRVTSVFGLVESVLVILATITIGAAAEWVSIKVAVVGGAWLMLLVTLGIGFVNRLWKEKEVDEAAV; from the coding sequence ATGTTTCGTTCGTGGAAGTATTCGTTTCTATTATTATCAGGGATCGGTCTCTCGAACATCGGAGACTGGATTTATTTAATTGCGTTGAATCTTATCGTGCTTGAAATGACGGGCTCACCGCTGGCTGTCGCTGTTTTGTACTTACTGAAGCCGGCGGCAACGCTCTTGACGAACATATGGGCGGGGTCTTTTGTGGATAGGGTGAATCAGCGGAATCTTATGATTGGCCTTGATGTGGTCAGGGCCATCTTCCTTTTCTTTCTCCCTGCTTTGACCTCGCTTTCAGCGATGTATGTGCTTGTTTTGTTTGTAAACATGGCTGGGTCTGTATTCGAACCTGCATCCATGACGTATGTGACAAAGTTGATTCCAAGGGACCAGCGGAAACGGTTCAATGCACTGAGAAGTTTGATTGATTCGGGAGGGTTTCTGATCGGACCTGCGATTGCGGGCGTACTTTTTATAGTCGGAACGACGGAGTTGGCGATTTACTTTAATGCCTGTACGTTTTTCATTTCAGGGATCATCTCGCTGTTGCTTCCCCGTTTGGAAAAAGAGGTTGGAGTGGAGAATGAATCGTGGTCGGTGGCCTTGCTTAAGAAAGATTGGCACGTTGTTCGGAGGTTTACAAAGCGTCACATGTTGATTATGACGATTTATTTTCTGTTCGGTCTGATGATGGTGATGGCGGCGGCCCCGGATTCATTGGAAGCGGCTTTTTCAAAAGAAGTGCTCGGGCTGACGGATACGACCTATGGTTTTCTTGTCAGTATTGCGGGGGCAGGAATCGCAGTAGGGGCTCTAATCCTTACGTGGTGCGGAAATCATCTCTCGACGAAGACCCTCCTCACTGGGGGCGGAGTGTTGGTAGCATCCGGTTACTTGATCTATGCCTTTTCCGTGAATTTTTCAGGAGCGGCGGTCGGCTTCTTTTTGCTATCGTTTGCGCTTGCTTTTGCAAATACGGGCTTTCATACCTTTTACCAGGAGTATATTCCTGTTGAAGTGATGGGGAGGGTGACGAGCGTGTTCGGTCTGGTCGAAAGTGTGCTCGTCATCCTTGCGACCATCACTATTGGAGCGGCTGCTGAATGGGTTTCGATCAAAGTGGCGGTTGTAGGAGGAGCCTGGCTGATGCTTTTAGTAACGTTAGGGATCGGTTTCGTTAATCGGCTGTGGAAAGAAAAGGAAGTGGATGAAGCGGCGGTGTAG
- a CDS encoding 3-hydroxyacyl-CoA dehydrogenase NAD-binding domain-containing protein, with translation MTVQKIAVVGTGVIGNGWITRMLAQGYDVVATDPAEGAEERMRRAVDQAWPYVEALGLAEGASKDRLTFEKELADAVKDADFIHENVPEVEELKQTVLKNIDQHAKSDALIGSSTSGIMPSELQANLEHPERVVVAHPFHPVYILPLVEVVAGKQTTTENVDKAKAFYESLNMSVLLVRHEIEGHIADRLIEAIWRESLHIVNEGIATTEEVDKAFTHGAGMRYAQYGPFLTFHLAGGEGGMRHMLKQFGPALKKPWTKLEAPELTDELYEKVVTGCEEQSNGMSMSELDQNRNEFLIRLYDLVQEYWPQETEKTNV, from the coding sequence ATGACTGTACAAAAAATAGCCGTCGTCGGAACAGGAGTCATCGGAAACGGCTGGATCACCCGTATGCTTGCGCAAGGGTATGACGTCGTCGCGACAGATCCAGCAGAAGGAGCAGAAGAGCGCATGCGTCGTGCGGTCGATCAGGCATGGCCTTATGTTGAAGCACTCGGGCTTGCGGAAGGAGCATCCAAAGACCGCTTGACGTTTGAAAAAGAATTGGCGGATGCCGTGAAGGATGCGGACTTTATCCATGAAAACGTACCGGAAGTGGAAGAGTTGAAGCAGACGGTCCTTAAGAACATCGATCAACATGCGAAGTCTGATGCCTTGATCGGATCCAGTACGTCAGGCATCATGCCATCCGAACTGCAGGCGAACTTGGAACATCCGGAACGCGTGGTCGTCGCGCATCCGTTCCACCCGGTGTATATTCTGCCGCTCGTGGAAGTCGTGGCAGGAAAACAGACAACGACGGAGAACGTAGACAAAGCGAAGGCTTTTTATGAAAGCTTGAACATGAGTGTGCTGCTTGTGCGTCATGAGATTGAAGGCCACATTGCCGATCGTCTCATTGAAGCGATTTGGAGAGAATCCCTGCATATCGTCAATGAAGGCATCGCAACGACAGAGGAAGTCGACAAAGCTTTCACCCACGGGGCAGGCATGCGCTATGCGCAGTACGGACCGTTCCTCACGTTCCACCTGGCTGGTGGAGAAGGCGGCATGCGACACATGTTGAAACAGTTCGGCCCGGCTTTGAAAAAGCCATGGACGAAGCTTGAAGCTCCGGAATTAACCGATGAACTTTACGAGAAAGTCGTGACCGGATGTGAAGAGCAGTCGAATGGCATGAGCATGTCTGAACTCGATCAGAACCGTAATGAATTCCTGATCCGTTTGTATGATCTTGTTCAGGAATACTGGCCACAGGAAACAGAAAAAACCAACGTGTAA
- a CDS encoding GNAT family N-acetyltransferase, producing MQLKLTREHQSDNKNKIDQKLYEYNLKHFPEDLRGRYEEIQLYVKDRDDHVHGGLLGEICWNWLEIDTLMIDEELRGSGHGSKLLMEAERIAREKACDFIKVDTLSFQAHGFYKKHGYREFGVLEHVGRDFKHYYLIKEL from the coding sequence ATGCAGCTGAAATTAACGCGTGAACATCAGAGCGATAACAAAAACAAGATCGACCAAAAATTGTACGAATACAACCTGAAACACTTTCCAGAAGACTTGAGAGGCAGGTATGAGGAAATCCAGCTTTATGTAAAGGATAGAGACGATCATGTACATGGAGGACTGCTTGGTGAAATCTGCTGGAACTGGCTCGAGATTGATACCCTCATGATCGATGAAGAGCTTCGCGGGTCCGGGCATGGATCAAAGCTATTAATGGAAGCGGAACGAATCGCGAGGGAAAAGGCCTGCGATTTTATCAAAGTCGATACCCTCAGTTTTCAAGCGCATGGTTTTTACAAAAAGCATGGATATCGCGAGTTTGGGGTACTGGAACACGTGGGAAGAGATTTCAAGCACTACTATTTAATAAAGGAACTCTAG
- a CDS encoding thioesterase family protein yields the protein MSSFSYKQSVPSEWVDYNGHMNDAEYNRAFSLATDAFIDWIGLDEKGREQYQYTMFTLETHTCYLKEMHEGKAFEVSARVLDFDAKRIHLFLEMHNAEGEVAATLEEMMMGIDQNEGRPAPFPEEVAANVKAEYDKTSDQEPPKQVGRTIGIRRK from the coding sequence GTGTCATCCTTTTCTTACAAACAAAGCGTTCCAAGTGAATGGGTCGATTATAACGGGCATATGAATGATGCTGAATATAATCGTGCGTTCAGCCTTGCTACCGATGCGTTTATTGATTGGATCGGCCTCGATGAGAAGGGGCGTGAGCAGTACCAGTACACGATGTTCACGCTTGAGACGCACACGTGTTATTTGAAAGAGATGCACGAAGGGAAAGCCTTTGAAGTCTCAGCCCGCGTTTTGGATTTTGATGCGAAGCGTATTCATTTGTTTTTGGAAATGCACAATGCTGAAGGGGAAGTTGCTGCGACGCTCGAGGAGATGATGATGGGCATCGACCAGAATGAAGGCCGCCCGGCGCCATTCCCGGAAGAAGTGGCTGCCAATGTGAAAGCAGAGTATGATAAGACATCCGACCAAGAACCACCCAAACAAGTCGGCCGTACAATCGGCATTCGTAGGAAGTGA
- a CDS encoding DUF2254 domain-containing protein, with the protein MSRRQRKSELKSTIWFMPFWYIVGAVVLSAFTFYLDYVVDVGLYLPAAIGFSGQTLQVLLSALVGGVLTLSAFTINSLLVALTTFSGQFSSKMLVNFVSDRATQHVLGIFNGSFIYVLLNFLYVTHEEEEYIVATPVLSILTAITAAVTFIYFINHTTTWMQVHNISFNMNAKSKQVQASLEKELKPYHLEKEVEIESLPSELDGKVIKTRQSGYLQVADFSRLIKQAESDDILLRFDVRIGEFVLEGTPLLTYWEYGNTIHPDIYYKSIEIGVKQTEIQDLEYGLTKLAEVAIKALGHNDPLTVTNTMHQIADLLKSIGQSTNFSPYLFDGEEELRIILNRKDFRYYLHKGFASIREYANQNSAVMTELLTMVALLSKTVNGKYHNDLWEFARQTILGFDNDSLYENDCLYMLEQLSELAKRTGHEKDYLFLLEYMLKRVSSKSATEESASP; encoded by the coding sequence ATGTCGAGACGCCAGCGGAAAAGTGAATTGAAGTCAACGATATGGTTTATGCCTTTTTGGTATATCGTAGGAGCGGTCGTGTTGTCCGCCTTCACCTTTTACCTTGATTATGTGGTGGATGTCGGTTTATATCTACCTGCGGCGATCGGTTTCAGCGGGCAGACGCTGCAGGTGCTTCTGAGTGCACTGGTCGGAGGGGTCTTGACCTTGAGTGCCTTTACGATTAACTCCCTGCTTGTTGCACTGACGACGTTCAGCGGCCAGTTTTCGTCAAAGATGCTCGTAAACTTTGTCAGTGACCGAGCCACCCAGCACGTCCTCGGGATTTTTAACGGAAGTTTTATTTATGTGTTGTTGAACTTCCTGTACGTGACGCATGAAGAAGAGGAGTATATTGTTGCGACGCCGGTTTTGTCCATCCTCACAGCGATTACAGCTGCGGTGACGTTCATTTATTTCATCAACCATACCACCACCTGGATGCAGGTTCATAACATCAGTTTCAATATGAATGCCAAGTCGAAACAGGTGCAGGCATCTTTGGAAAAAGAATTAAAGCCTTACCACCTGGAGAAAGAGGTGGAGATAGAATCGCTCCCCTCTGAATTAGACGGGAAGGTAATTAAGACCCGCCAATCCGGGTATCTTCAAGTCGCGGACTTTTCGCGATTGATCAAGCAGGCGGAGAGTGACGACATCCTTCTACGCTTCGATGTTAGAATCGGGGAGTTTGTCCTGGAAGGAACACCGCTGCTTACCTATTGGGAATACGGAAACACCATCCATCCCGACATTTACTACAAATCTATAGAAATCGGAGTGAAGCAGACGGAGATTCAAGACCTGGAGTATGGTCTCACCAAGCTCGCGGAGGTAGCGATTAAAGCTTTAGGTCATAATGACCCGCTTACGGTGACGAATACGATGCACCAGATTGCGGATTTATTGAAGAGTATCGGTCAGTCTACAAATTTTTCTCCCTATCTGTTCGACGGGGAAGAGGAACTGCGCATTATTCTGAATCGAAAAGACTTTCGTTACTACCTTCACAAAGGGTTTGCCTCCATTCGTGAATATGCGAACCAGAATTCCGCCGTCATGACAGAACTATTAACGATGGTAGCTCTGCTGAGTAAAACGGTGAATGGCAAGTACCACAATGATTTATGGGAATTTGCCCGTCAGACGATTTTAGGTTTTGACAATGATAGTCTGTATGAAAATGACTGCCTGTATATGTTAGAGCAGTTATCCGAGCTCGCTAAACGTACCGGTCATGAGAAGGATTATCTTTTTCTACTTGAATATATGTTGAAGCGGGTAAGTTCAAAGAGTGCAACAGAAGAATCGGCTTCTCCTTAA
- a CDS encoding GyrI-like domain-containing protein yields MQTNTHTFRIVGIKGHGAFENFATEVPEFARQLLHRTREIEHHTNIEIALFEPKWGEGHLEGHYYVGILVRDKPSHVPKGMEYLEVSGTYVSAKGSIEHVDLLYEEVGQWTADQNLTRNWLSYIVETYHPTENGEEVEVFLPVMGS; encoded by the coding sequence ATGCAAACAAACACTCACACCTTTCGAATAGTCGGTATCAAGGGTCACGGTGCTTTTGAAAATTTCGCAACCGAAGTTCCTGAATTTGCGAGACAGCTGTTACATCGGACGAGGGAGATCGAACATCATACCAATATCGAAATCGCTCTCTTTGAGCCAAAATGGGGGGAAGGTCATCTCGAAGGTCATTATTATGTTGGGATTCTGGTAAGAGATAAGCCAAGCCATGTTCCCAAAGGGATGGAGTATTTGGAGGTTTCCGGCACCTATGTGTCGGCAAAAGGGTCCATCGAACACGTAGACCTCCTATATGAGGAAGTGGGGCAGTGGACTGCTGATCAAAATCTTACGCGGAATTGGCTTTCCTATATTGTAGAAACTTATCACCCGACGGAAAATGGGGAAGAGGTCGAGGTGTTTCTGCCAGTGATGGGTTCCTGA
- a CDS encoding TetR/AcrR family transcriptional regulator, with protein sequence MPRESKRQKILEAAALIVREQGSDALTLDAVAKRAEVSKGGLLYHFSTKEALVEGLVQYMNDVYRENVEELVENDEEDTGKWARSFINVMHDKSTENRPLSSGMLAAQGINPKLLKPLQDTYADWQNHIEHDGLDQVDATILRLAVDGLWLSEIFGLGTLPPTLRKQVLERLNEQTYKPK encoded by the coding sequence ATGCCAAGAGAGTCGAAACGGCAAAAGATTTTGGAAGCAGCCGCACTCATCGTCCGGGAGCAGGGGAGCGATGCGCTCACATTGGACGCTGTCGCTAAACGCGCAGAGGTGAGCAAGGGCGGACTGTTGTATCACTTTTCCACAAAAGAAGCACTTGTAGAAGGTCTCGTTCAGTACATGAACGATGTCTACCGGGAGAATGTGGAAGAATTAGTAGAAAACGATGAGGAGGACACAGGGAAATGGGCACGGTCGTTCATTAACGTCATGCACGATAAAAGTACGGAAAACCGTCCGCTCAGTTCCGGGATGCTCGCTGCTCAAGGGATCAATCCTAAGTTGTTGAAACCTCTGCAGGATACATATGCCGACTGGCAGAACCATATCGAGCATGACGGCCTCGATCAAGTAGATGCGACGATCCTGCGTCTTGCGGTCGATGGGTTATGGCTGTCTGAGATTTTCGGGCTCGGGACTCTGCCGCCGACGCTTAGAAAACAGGTTCTTGAACGATTGAATGAACAAACATATAAACCGAAATAA